The Thalassoroseus pseudoceratinae genome has a segment encoding these proteins:
- a CDS encoding PIN-like domain-containing protein has product MTKDNKANPEDKKETKGSPSKPTQQQTAGEEAKEAPSLEQVFLRDDVYPDAASLISFQPKSVDELAKTGLVVPDTNVLLLLFKTDARSINEVSKVFKSLAVEKRLYLPGQVAREFVTHRGDHLLAPLQAFERAQSDWGKAVIPRYPFLEGQQEYDECHELCDKLKEQVKLVRKKLGQIKRVISNYSWDDPVSNLYRECFPVESVIDPAGATDFDREKTYQEVVRRSELKIPPGYKDAGKDDGGIGDYLIWLTLIQLGKEEHKSVLFISGDEKADWMERTGKQGIFPRSELIDEFRRESNGETFHMVQLSALLDLYGVDEEVVEGIQELEEAASEQKRSAAATQQPFNVMTELTKQLSATMGYEEARDEAIRRMNEMFDANPLQRAKEQFIAQEIDRQMKAGQLDSHSLEEITRQLNEQFGRFGAK; this is encoded by the coding sequence ATGACAAAAGACAACAAGGCGAATCCCGAAGATAAAAAGGAGACGAAGGGTTCACCGAGCAAACCTACCCAGCAACAAACAGCGGGTGAGGAAGCCAAAGAGGCTCCGTCGCTGGAGCAGGTTTTCCTGCGTGACGATGTATATCCTGATGCGGCAAGCCTGATATCTTTTCAGCCGAAGTCGGTTGACGAGTTAGCCAAGACTGGTTTGGTCGTACCTGACACGAATGTTTTGCTGTTGCTTTTCAAGACAGACGCACGCAGCATCAATGAAGTGTCGAAAGTCTTCAAGTCGCTTGCTGTCGAAAAGCGACTTTACCTGCCAGGGCAAGTTGCCAGAGAGTTTGTGACACACCGAGGCGACCATCTTCTTGCTCCACTTCAGGCGTTTGAGCGAGCGCAGTCTGATTGGGGGAAAGCAGTTATTCCCCGCTATCCGTTTCTTGAAGGCCAGCAGGAATACGATGAGTGCCATGAACTCTGCGACAAATTGAAAGAGCAGGTGAAACTCGTTCGGAAGAAGCTAGGCCAGATAAAGCGAGTGATTTCCAATTACTCCTGGGATGACCCTGTTAGCAACTTGTACCGAGAGTGCTTCCCGGTAGAAAGTGTAATCGATCCAGCAGGAGCCACCGATTTCGATCGAGAGAAGACTTATCAGGAGGTCGTGCGGCGATCCGAGCTAAAGATTCCACCGGGCTACAAAGATGCAGGTAAAGACGATGGCGGGATAGGAGACTACTTAATTTGGCTCACCCTGATCCAATTGGGAAAGGAAGAACACAAATCGGTTCTTTTCATCAGTGGAGATGAAAAGGCGGATTGGATGGAGCGTACTGGCAAGCAAGGCATATTTCCCAGAAGCGAGTTAATTGACGAGTTTCGCCGTGAGTCAAACGGCGAAACATTCCACATGGTGCAACTTTCTGCCTTGCTCGATCTTTATGGCGTAGACGAAGAAGTCGTTGAGGGGATTCAGGAATTAGAGGAAGCGGCTTCTGAACAGAAGCGGAGTGCGGCAGCAACACAGCAGCCATTCAACGTGATGACAGAATTGACCAAGCAATTGTCGGCCACAATGGGATATGAGGAAGCCAGGGATGAAGCAATACGCCGCATGAATGAGATGTTTGATGCCAATCCGCTTCAGCGAGCGAAAGAGCAGTTTATTGCTCAGGAAATTGATCGACAAATGAAGGCGGGGCAACTTGATTCTCATTCACTAGAGGAAATCACCCGCCAACTCAATGAGCAGTTCGGGCGATTTGGCGCAAAATGA
- a CDS encoding MBL fold metallo-hydrolase, with the protein MNICIHRGTKEIGGTCVEIESQGQRIVLDVGLPLDVADADSFPLHPISGFAAPDPSLLGVVISHPHQDHYGLAHRLPAETNFLIGEAAEAILSASALFSPGGVKLQNVVHLQDRTPITLGPFTITPFLVDHSAYDSYAVLVEADGKRLFYSGDFRAHGRKASLIDKLIINPPTDVDVLMMEGTCIGRDDHTFPTEDELVPKLAEVFKPTAGMPLVWCSGQNIDRIVTIFKACRRANRQFIIDMYTAEMLRATGNKRIPQADWNGIRVFLPKSQKYRIIQERAFDISDSYKQFRIFPERLANEAANSVMLFRPSMIRDLEAARCLDGAVVVCSMWGGYLEQPEKQWFVDWVKKAGLKIVHCHTSGHASIPDLKRLRAAFPDAKAVPVHLQDRQRFVELFDNVELHDDGEWWCLNEE; encoded by the coding sequence ATGAATATCTGCATCCACCGAGGCACGAAAGAAATTGGCGGCACCTGTGTCGAGATCGAATCACAGGGTCAGCGGATCGTGCTGGATGTCGGTTTGCCTCTCGACGTTGCCGACGCTGACTCGTTTCCATTGCATCCTATCAGTGGCTTCGCCGCTCCTGATCCTTCGCTCTTAGGCGTGGTGATCTCTCATCCGCACCAGGATCACTACGGTCTGGCTCATAGGCTTCCAGCGGAAACTAATTTCCTGATTGGAGAAGCGGCTGAAGCGATTCTTTCGGCATCGGCCCTGTTCTCGCCCGGCGGCGTCAAACTGCAAAACGTCGTCCATCTCCAAGACCGAACGCCGATCACACTTGGCCCTTTCACCATAACGCCGTTCCTTGTGGACCATTCGGCGTATGACAGCTACGCCGTCTTGGTTGAGGCGGACGGGAAGCGGCTGTTCTACTCTGGGGATTTCCGGGCACACGGTCGCAAGGCGAGCTTGATCGACAAGCTAATCATCAACCCGCCCACCGACGTGGACGTGTTGATGATGGAAGGAACCTGCATCGGGCGAGATGACCACACGTTTCCCACGGAAGATGAGTTGGTGCCAAAGCTGGCTGAAGTCTTCAAACCGACTGCTGGCATGCCGTTGGTCTGGTGTTCGGGCCAGAACATCGACCGAATCGTGACCATCTTTAAGGCATGCAGGCGAGCCAACCGGCAGTTCATCATCGACATGTACACGGCTGAGATGCTGCGTGCGACCGGCAATAAGAGAATACCACAGGCCGACTGGAACGGAATCAGAGTCTTCCTGCCCAAGAGCCAGAAGTATCGAATCATCCAGGAAAGAGCGTTCGACATTTCCGATAGCTACAAGCAGTTCCGCATCTTCCCTGAGCGCCTCGCAAATGAAGCAGCCAACTCGGTCATGCTATTCCGCCCCAGCATGATTCGTGATCTCGAAGCCGCCCGTTGTCTGGATGGTGCCGTCGTCGTCTGCTCGATGTGGGGCGGTTATCTGGAACAGCCTGAGAAACAGTGGTTCGTGGATTGGGTGAAAAAGGCCGGGCTGAAAATCGTTCATTGCCACACATCAGGTCACGCATCCATTCCCGACCTGAAACGGTTACGAGCGGCTTTCCCTGATGCCAAGGCCGTTCCAGTACACTTGCAAGACCGGCAGCGGTTTGTCGAACTGTTCGACAATGTTGAGCTTCATGATGATGGGGAATGGTGGTGTCTAAACGAGGAGTAA
- a CDS encoding MerR family transcriptional regulator — protein MATISEVAKIVGVDRDSVKRWTTEFAEYLSLTANPESGKERHFTESDLRVLAVIAEQVEMDGEADDIHYALNSGRQYDDSLVEVARLHTPIFQDMPGEIDETWRHGAVIGGMGCRDRRQVARAYKLAADELVQVALEKLEPHELDFPILFLYRHTIELYLKAALENPPEHHDLGGLIRSLEAECGNQLAGWIKDRLWDFHEIDRMSDIFRYASPGPPGELWIDFHQLQAVMNKLVEAFEQHLRV, from the coding sequence GTGGCAACCATTTCGGAGGTAGCAAAAATCGTCGGCGTTGACCGTGACTCTGTGAAGCGGTGGACGACTGAGTTCGCCGAGTACCTGAGCCTGACAGCCAATCCTGAGAGCGGCAAAGAACGTCATTTTACGGAGAGCGATCTCCGTGTATTGGCAGTCATCGCCGAGCAAGTCGAGATGGACGGCGAGGCCGACGATATTCATTACGCTCTCAACAGCGGTCGCCAGTACGACGACTCGCTTGTCGAAGTCGCCCGTTTGCACACGCCAATCTTCCAAGACATGCCCGGCGAGATTGACGAAACATGGCGGCACGGTGCCGTGATTGGCGGCATGGGGTGCCGTGATCGGCGTCAGGTAGCACGAGCCTACAAGTTGGCCGCAGATGAGCTTGTTCAAGTCGCATTAGAGAAACTCGAACCTCATGAATTGGACTTCCCAATTCTGTTCTTGTACCGGCACACGATTGAACTGTACTTGAAGGCGGCTTTGGAGAATCCGCCTGAACATCATGACTTAGGCGGATTGATCCGGTCGCTCGAAGCGGAATGCGGCAATCAATTAGCTGGTTGGATCAAAGATCGATTGTGGGACTTCCACGAGATTGATCGCATGTCGGACATTTTCCGCTATGCCAGTCCAGGGCCTCCTGGCGAGCTTTGGATTGACTTTCATCAGCTTCAGGCAGTGATGAACAAGTTGGTTGAAGCGTTCGAGCAGCACTTGCGTGTTTGA
- a CDS encoding helix-turn-helix domain-containing protein: protein MVALEQLNHISYGPNDAELNIAGYTVAQVEEALWEVLNLEPGLLCYVDRNLILDKENFVLGMGLTVLFWRPFGFKGSGGSLSERQIVALERIAVAFERVADHFDPPKRTTVGTRYIATRLGISTKWVGDLVRKGEIPKSCICPKAGEGKYWRFWKDKIDDWIEER, encoded by the coding sequence ATGGTTGCATTGGAACAACTCAATCACATCAGCTACGGCCCGAATGATGCTGAATTGAACATCGCTGGATACACCGTCGCTCAGGTCGAAGAAGCGCTCTGGGAAGTCTTGAACCTTGAGCCGGGCTTGCTGTGCTACGTCGATAGGAATTTGATCCTCGACAAAGAAAACTTCGTCCTCGGCATGGGCTTGACGGTCCTTTTCTGGAGGCCGTTCGGTTTCAAGGGGTCGGGAGGTTCGCTTTCCGAGAGGCAAATCGTGGCCTTGGAACGAATCGCCGTGGCTTTTGAGCGAGTTGCCGACCATTTCGATCCGCCGAAGCGAACCACGGTCGGCACTCGCTACATCGCCACCCGACTCGGAATTTCGACAAAGTGGGTCGGCGACCTTGTTCGCAAAGGCGAGATTCCCAAATCCTGCATCTGTCCCAAGGCCGGTGAAGGGAAGTATTGGCGATTCTGGAAAGACAAGATTGACGATTGGATCGAGGAGCGGTAG